In Mycolicibacterium aubagnense, the DNA window CGCCATGCAGTACCCGGTCGAGGTGCCCGGCGTCTCGATGTCGAACTTCCTGCGCACCGCCGCGACCGCGGTCCGTGGCGAGGCCCCCAAGCTGCGCCACTGGGTCAAAGAGGTCAAGACGGCGATGTCCGAGCTGGACATCGACCCGGCGTTCGGCGAGCGCAGCGTCAACGAAGGTTTCTCCGGTGGTGAGAAGAAGCGCCACGAGATCCTGCAGCTGGGCCTGCTCAAGCCGAAGATCGCCATCCTCGACGAGACCGACTCGGGTCTCGACGTCGACGCGCTGCGCGTCGTGTCCGAGGGCGTCAACCGCTACGCCGAAGCCGAACACGGTGGTGTTCTGCTGATCACGCACTACACCCGCATTCTGCGCTACATCCGTCCACAGTTCGTGCACGTCTTCTTCGACGGCCGGATCGTCACGTCCGGTGGTCCGGAGCTGGCCGACGAGCTCGAAGAGCACGGCTACGAGCGCTACACCGCCGCGGCTGCCGAGGCCTGACCGTGGTGCGGACGCGAGGAGCATAGGCGGTGACAGCGTCGGTTCATTTGGATGTCACGCG includes these proteins:
- the sufC gene encoding Fe-S cluster assembly ATPase SufC, whose product is MTTLEIKDLHVSVTAPDGADVPILKGVNLTVKSGETHAVMGPNGSGKSTLSYAIAGHPKYTVTSGSITLDGEDVLEMSVDERARAGLFLAMQYPVEVPGVSMSNFLRTAATAVRGEAPKLRHWVKEVKTAMSELDIDPAFGERSVNEGFSGGEKKRHEILQLGLLKPKIAILDETDSGLDVDALRVVSEGVNRYAEAEHGGVLLITHYTRILRYIRPQFVHVFFDGRIVTSGGPELADELEEHGYERYTAAAAEA